The following are encoded together in the Candidatus Methylomirabilis oxygeniifera genome:
- a CDS encoding protein of unknown function (Evidence 5 : No homology to any previously reported sequences), which yields MLTDSGLVCGRTEVYRIAARLRNGKYGTASVRIRHVKLVPDVRSSRSGDKHEDCGYDDSGDCCDQEDKGPSGPVRIVGCGTKSHNYPLIGGMKAGLRRLLTSSV from the coding sequence ATGTTGACGGACTCAGGATTGGTATGCGGTAGAACTGAAGTATATCGTATAGCTGCGCGGCTTCGCAACGGGAAATACGGTACCGCAAGCGTCAGAATCAGGCATGTGAAGCTCGTCCCTGACGTCCGCTCGTCACGATCAGGCGACAAACACGAGGATTGTGGCTACGATGACAGCGGCGATTGCTGCGATCAAGAGGATAAAGGGCCAAGCGGTCCGGTTCGGATCGTTGGGTGTGGAACCAAAAGCCATAACTATCCGTTAATCGGGGGCATGAAGGCTGGTCTCAGGAGACTACTGACTTCCAGCGTGTGA
- the nadB gene encoding L-aspartate oxidase (Quinolinate synthetase B) (Evidence 2b : Function of strongly homologous gene; PubMedId : 10425677, 2187483; Product type e : enzyme), producing MKTDILIIGSGLAGYAAALAAAKQDVEVTLLTRSPHPEESSTFWAQGGIIYQGANDSPQKLVADIVTAGAGLSSPEAAALVSREGPRLVKEILIDELGVPFDESSEDSARWDLTAEAAHSLPRILHHKDQTGSAIQRAFIERIASYPRVKLLCGTTAVDLLTISHHSVEPLDVYKPQTCIGAYALDQASGEIFPILAKETILATGGLGRVFLHTTNPAGARGDGIAMAYRAGARCINMQYVQFHPTTLFHPSGRFLISEAMRGEGARLVDGKGREFMTDYHPDGSLAPRDVVARGIHQMMLESGEPYAYLDISHKPADQVCERFPGIYAHCLKYGIDMTKEPIPVVPAAHYSCGGIAVDEWGQSSLHRLRAVGEVACSGLHGANRLASTSLLECLVWGTRAGAQAAAFITHGDEYYFPQIAPWRYERESVDPALIAQDWLSIQQTMWNYVGLVRSAKRLNRAHEILRELHLEILRFYEKAEVTDAMVGLRNGIQTALVILLAAMECRNSRGCHYRID from the coding sequence ATGAAGACAGACATCCTGATCATCGGTAGCGGTCTCGCAGGATATGCCGCAGCACTGGCGGCCGCCAAACAGGACGTGGAGGTGACGCTGCTCACACGGTCGCCTCACCCGGAGGAGAGCAGCACCTTCTGGGCCCAAGGCGGCATTATCTATCAGGGAGCGAACGACTCGCCTCAAAAGCTGGTGGCTGATATCGTCACCGCCGGTGCAGGTCTCAGTTCGCCTGAGGCGGCAGCGCTGGTCAGTCGCGAAGGCCCACGGCTGGTGAAAGAGATTCTCATCGATGAGCTTGGGGTCCCGTTCGATGAATCCTCTGAGGATTCAGCCCGATGGGATCTGACCGCCGAGGCCGCGCATTCGCTCCCGCGTATCCTGCACCATAAGGATCAGACCGGATCGGCAATCCAGCGCGCGTTCATCGAACGGATCGCGTCGTATCCGAGGGTCAAACTGCTCTGTGGAACCACCGCGGTCGATCTGCTCACAATCTCACACCATTCGGTCGAACCGCTTGATGTTTATAAGCCTCAGACGTGCATTGGGGCGTACGCGTTGGATCAGGCGAGCGGCGAGATCTTTCCCATCCTCGCGAAAGAGACGATTCTGGCGACCGGTGGGCTTGGTCGTGTCTTTCTGCATACCACCAATCCTGCCGGCGCTCGTGGCGATGGCATTGCGATGGCCTACCGGGCCGGCGCCCGTTGCATCAATATGCAATACGTGCAGTTCCATCCCACCACGCTCTTCCATCCCAGCGGCCGGTTTCTCATCTCCGAAGCGATGCGAGGCGAAGGCGCCCGTCTGGTGGATGGAAAGGGCCGGGAATTTATGACCGATTATCACCCCGATGGATCGCTGGCACCGCGGGACGTTGTCGCGCGCGGCATTCACCAGATGATGCTGGAATCGGGCGAGCCGTACGCCTATCTCGACATCTCCCACAAACCGGCCGATCAGGTCTGCGAGCGATTTCCGGGGATTTATGCGCACTGCTTGAAGTACGGAATTGACATGACCAAAGAACCCATCCCCGTCGTCCCGGCCGCGCACTACAGTTGCGGCGGTATTGCCGTTGATGAGTGGGGACAATCAAGTCTGCATCGTCTGCGCGCCGTGGGTGAGGTCGCCTGTTCGGGGTTGCATGGCGCCAATCGTCTGGCCAGTACGTCCTTGCTGGAATGTCTGGTGTGGGGAACCCGGGCAGGCGCTCAGGCCGCAGCGTTCATCACTCATGGCGACGAGTATTATTTTCCTCAGATTGCGCCCTGGCGGTATGAACGTGAATCGGTTGATCCGGCGCTGATCGCGCAGGACTGGCTCAGCATCCAGCAGACCATGTGGAATTACGTAGGTCTCGTTCGCAGCGCAAAGCGGCTGAACCGCGCCCATGAGATCCTGCGGGAGTTGCACCTGGAGATCTTGAGATTCTATGAAAAGGCCGAGGTGACTGACGCCATGGTCGGCCTTCGCAACGGCATTCAAACCGCGTTGGTCATCCTGCTGGCCGCCATGGAATGTCGCAACAGCCGCGGCTGCCACTATCGGATCGACTAG
- a CDS encoding Glycerophosphodiester phosphodiesterase: MTLNVAHRGASAVAPENTMAAFEKAVELGADAIELDLHVSHDGELVIIHDDTLDRTTDGQGPVHTRSLHELKQLDAGRWFSERFAGQQIPTLVEVLDRFAGKVPLALEVKAGSAFFPGIEERVVSVLREHQVISQVAVASFDHHALLRLKELEPSLRTAALLVGRPVSMPVIAEACKTDAMAMECSLITKTEVDACRAAGLQLVVWVVNEPARMRDFIDLGVDGIITDRPDLLRHALAERSASRPTLTRWKSVVS, translated from the coding sequence ATGACGCTGAACGTCGCACATCGAGGGGCCTCGGCGGTGGCGCCGGAGAATACGATGGCGGCCTTTGAGAAGGCGGTCGAGTTGGGGGCCGACGCTATCGAGCTGGACCTGCACGTCAGTCACGATGGCGAACTGGTCATCATTCACGATGACACGCTGGATCGGACCACCGATGGCCAGGGACCGGTCCATACGCGCAGCCTGCATGAGCTTAAGCAGCTTGATGCCGGTCGCTGGTTCAGCGAGCGCTTTGCCGGTCAACAGATCCCGACCCTTGTGGAGGTCCTGGATCGTTTTGCCGGAAAGGTCCCGCTCGCGCTTGAGGTCAAGGCCGGTTCGGCCTTCTTTCCCGGCATCGAGGAGCGGGTGGTATCGGTCCTGCGTGAGCATCAGGTCATCTCGCAGGTGGCGGTCGCCTCGTTCGACCACCACGCATTACTAAGGCTGAAGGAATTGGAGCCGTCCCTTCGGACCGCCGCGCTTCTCGTAGGACGACCGGTGTCGATGCCGGTGATTGCGGAAGCGTGTAAGACCGATGCCATGGCCATGGAGTGCAGTCTTATCACGAAAACAGAGGTTGATGCCTGCCGTGCCGCCGGGCTTCAGCTTGTGGTGTGGGTGGTCAACGAGCCTGCCCGGATGCGCGACTTTATCGATCTGGGAGTCGACGGGATCATCACCGACAGACCGGACCTTTTACGTCATGCCCTGGCAGAACGCAGTGCGTCCCGCCCAACTCTCACACGCTGGAAGTCAGTAGTCTCCTGA
- a CDS encoding conserved exported protein of unknown function (Evidence 4 : Homologs of previously reported genes of unknown function), which produces MRTGLLSGMLTLGLSVFAGFAFASGTTDQVKTELDHLTAIVQDPSLQEKEKEAARKSMVKERILRWFDLQEMARRSLANHWTKRSGQERKDFVELFGDLFVESYTTLVVDHLGDQQVTYLSEQIDTQDAIVKTKFLSKRNEPTFVDFTLLRRGNAWVPYDVVIDEVSIVGNYRVQFDKVIRDQSYEALVKKMRLKRESEGLGSTAKKKSM; this is translated from the coding sequence GTGCGAACAGGACTGCTGAGTGGAATGCTGACCCTGGGATTGTCGGTCTTTGCGGGGTTCGCCTTCGCGAGCGGAACCACCGATCAGGTGAAGACCGAACTGGATCACCTTACCGCTATCGTACAGGACCCCTCCTTACAAGAGAAGGAAAAAGAAGCGGCAAGGAAGTCGATGGTGAAGGAGCGGATCCTGCGCTGGTTCGACCTGCAGGAGATGGCGCGCCGCTCGCTGGCCAACCACTGGACGAAGCGATCAGGTCAGGAACGGAAGGATTTCGTCGAGCTGTTCGGGGATCTGTTTGTAGAATCTTACACTACATTGGTGGTCGATCATCTTGGCGACCAGCAGGTGACCTACCTCTCGGAACAGATCGATACGCAAGACGCCATCGTCAAGACCAAGTTCCTCTCGAAACGGAACGAGCCCACCTTTGTTGACTTTACCCTCCTTCGTCGAGGCAACGCCTGGGTTCCGTACGATGTCGTGATCGACGAGGTCAGCATCGTGGGCAATTACCGCGTCCAGTTCGATAAGGTCATCCGGGATCAGTCATACGAAGCCCTCGTCAAGAAGATGCGGCTCAAGCGAGAGTCGGAGGGGTTGGGATCGACGGCAAAGAAGAAGTCGATGTAG
- a CDS encoding putative inositol-3-phosphate synthase (Evidence 3 : Function proposed based on presence of conserved amino acid motif, structural feature or limited homology) — MSQRSSFYPELKREIASPQGKLGVLIPGLGAVATTLIAGVHLINKGLSQPYGSLTQMQRMRLGKRTSPRYAPIKEVVPLADLDNLVFGGWDIFPEDAYQTACHAGVLPKELLDQVKDQLEAVRPWPAVFDQAYVRRLSGTNLKSGLSKKHLADMLIEDIEAFRRSEGTQRVVMIWCGSTEVFMQPAPVHETIEAFEAGLKANAPEISSSMIYAYAAISAGVPFANGSPSLTVDIPALVEFAHQRHVPIAGKDFKTGQTFLKTVVAPGLKAKMLGLSGWFSTNILGNRDGEVLDDQGSFRTKEVSKGSVLEAIVQPELYPELYGQVFHKVRIEYYPPRGDAKEGWDNIDIFGWLGQPMQIKINFLCRDSILAAPVVLDLALFLDLAQRAGLSGIQEWLSFYFKSPMARADLKPEHDLFIQHLKLTNTLRILVGEEVLDHSGLDYYESGDAYRTGMGGA, encoded by the coding sequence ATGAGCCAAAGGAGTTCATTCTATCCAGAATTAAAGCGAGAGATTGCGTCTCCTCAGGGCAAGTTGGGTGTACTGATCCCAGGGTTGGGGGCGGTGGCCACTACGCTCATTGCAGGAGTCCACTTGATCAACAAGGGGCTGTCTCAACCGTATGGCTCCCTCACGCAGATGCAGCGAATGCGCCTGGGCAAGCGGACCAGTCCTCGCTATGCGCCTATTAAGGAGGTCGTTCCCCTCGCCGACCTGGACAATCTGGTCTTCGGCGGCTGGGATATTTTTCCCGAGGACGCCTATCAGACCGCGTGCCATGCCGGGGTTCTACCCAAAGAGTTGCTGGACCAGGTCAAAGACCAACTGGAAGCGGTGAGACCATGGCCGGCAGTCTTTGACCAAGCCTATGTGCGAAGGCTCTCGGGGACGAACCTGAAGTCAGGTCTCAGCAAGAAGCACCTAGCAGATATGCTGATCGAAGATATCGAGGCATTTCGCCGAAGTGAGGGGACGCAGCGGGTCGTCATGATCTGGTGCGGATCGACAGAGGTCTTCATGCAGCCGGCTCCGGTACACGAGACTATTGAAGCCTTTGAGGCCGGCCTGAAGGCAAACGCTCCGGAAATTTCCTCAAGCATGATCTATGCCTATGCCGCCATCTCAGCCGGTGTCCCCTTTGCGAACGGCTCACCCAGTTTGACGGTAGATATCCCGGCGCTGGTCGAATTCGCTCATCAGCGCCACGTTCCGATCGCCGGAAAGGATTTCAAGACTGGCCAGACCTTTCTGAAAACCGTGGTCGCGCCCGGGTTGAAGGCCAAGATGCTGGGGTTGAGCGGCTGGTTTTCTACCAACATCCTGGGAAACCGGGACGGTGAGGTGTTGGACGATCAGGGATCGTTCAGAACCAAAGAGGTCAGTAAGGGCTCGGTGCTGGAGGCAATTGTGCAGCCGGAGCTCTATCCGGAACTGTATGGACAGGTCTTCCACAAGGTCCGCATTGAGTATTATCCGCCTCGCGGTGATGCTAAGGAGGGGTGGGATAACATCGATATCTTCGGTTGGCTCGGCCAGCCGATGCAGATCAAGATCAACTTCCTCTGTCGGGATTCCATCCTGGCGGCGCCGGTGGTTCTCGATCTGGCTCTGTTTCTGGACCTGGCGCAACGGGCCGGATTATCGGGTATTCAGGAGTGGCTGTCGTTCTACTTTAAGTCTCCGATGGCCCGAGCCGATCTGAAGCCGGAGCATGACCTGTTCATCCAGCACCTGAAGCTGACCAACACCTTGCGCATCCTGGTCGGGGAAGAAGTGCTTGACCACTCCGGACTTGATTACTACGAATCGGGAGATGCCTATCGAACGGGCATGGGCGGAGCTTGA
- a CDS encoding putative Protein export membrane protein, SecD/SecF family (Evidence 3 : Function proposed based on presence of conserved amino acid motif, structural feature or limited homology) produces the protein MRGHTPCEARRMSLRKLLSHTVLAYPRTTLVVAVLLTLLSVWVAIARLRFTSTHQAMSSLSGRVGQVQERYNQAFGDPDQVVIVVEAADQEQAKRYAAVLAGRLEASADIEEAIYRFDLTSLEDHFLMYLTPQQLNDLRDKLEEHASLLEELSAKPGINRLFQLIHREISSALVGRLFTGFLGEEEEGEVKRPVELQPLIALLTQLEAWASGPRSYTSPWKQFMVEADENGDREGYLWSDNKQLLFILATVRADPTSLHKFERPIQSIRGEIRSLQSRYPGVKAGVTGGPALEYDEVTAAQRDSGLMTFISLGGVTLLVAAVFRGVLRPLMGMIALVMGVCWAFGFAAVTVGHLNMMSMVLAPMLIGIGMDYGIHLVARYEEERGAGHTIQESLEQAFEGAGPGILHAAITTSVALFALLLTGVSVLQELGLITGFGLLLTLVSTFVVLPPLLLLWDRRPATDGSAENAAATVKGHVMRGKVGDIRWPLPYLPKPPDFMEFWYRRPRTVLLLSAIGTLAALYAMSRIEFDGNVLHLQAEGTESVDWELKIIRQSERSTIYGVILAENLEEVRTKTKALEALASVSKVESIAMLIPEDQERKLRLAHDLRPLLAKADLSTLPQPGPVDLDELLNTLQRIKAKMLTAEDAEKWTGKDKPPLEQMTQVRRLVDRFERRIQQRGYAEVRRRLAVFQDKLFDDFSDKMSLLGRAVASGPVELDDVPNDLKKQFVGRDGSYLIRVYPKGDPWEFASQITFVRELRSVDPDAVGDPVKGFEVISAMKRGYQQVAIYALIGVAALFLLNLRDLRYFLLAKVPLLIGAIWIAGLMELFHLKFNLANLIIIPLIVAPGVENGLLIIHRFREEGEAAILPKSIGKGVVLSSLTTMIGFGSLLMAHHRGAYSIGLLVTLGVGAVLLVSVVVLPALLTVVARHPSKEAISGSGLLAEGAPGQLEPSAQNIEQDTIFNSKEK, from the coding sequence ATGCGCGGTCACACCCCGTGTGAGGCCCGCCGGATGAGTCTTCGAAAACTGTTATCTCACACGGTACTCGCCTACCCCAGAACTACACTAGTTGTCGCGGTGCTGCTTACGCTGCTCTCGGTCTGGGTGGCGATTGCGCGGTTGCGCTTTACCTCTACGCATCAGGCGATGTCCTCTCTTAGCGGTAGGGTCGGCCAGGTTCAGGAACGCTACAATCAGGCGTTCGGCGACCCGGACCAGGTCGTGATCGTCGTAGAGGCCGCGGATCAGGAACAGGCCAAGCGCTACGCCGCTGTCCTTGCAGGACGACTGGAGGCTTCGGCGGATATCGAGGAGGCTATCTATCGCTTTGATCTTACGTCCCTGGAAGATCATTTTCTGATGTACCTGACCCCGCAGCAGCTCAACGACCTGCGGGATAAGCTTGAGGAACATGCCTCGCTCCTCGAGGAGCTGTCGGCCAAGCCAGGCATCAATCGCCTCTTTCAACTGATCCATCGCGAGATCAGTTCGGCGTTGGTCGGTCGGCTGTTTACCGGCTTCCTGGGCGAAGAAGAAGAGGGCGAGGTCAAGCGCCCTGTAGAGCTTCAGCCGCTTATCGCGCTGCTGACGCAGCTCGAGGCGTGGGCGAGCGGTCCCAGGAGCTACACCTCGCCGTGGAAGCAGTTCATGGTCGAGGCCGACGAGAACGGCGACCGGGAAGGTTACCTGTGGTCCGACAACAAACAGCTCCTCTTCATCCTGGCCACCGTGAGGGCGGATCCGACAAGCCTGCACAAGTTTGAGCGGCCGATTCAATCGATCCGTGGGGAAATCCGGTCGCTGCAATCCCGCTATCCCGGGGTCAAAGCCGGGGTCACAGGAGGTCCCGCCCTCGAATACGATGAGGTGACCGCCGCACAACGGGATTCCGGGCTGATGACCTTCATCTCTCTCGGCGGTGTCACCCTGTTGGTAGCGGCAGTCTTTCGCGGCGTGCTCAGGCCGCTCATGGGTATGATAGCGCTCGTCATGGGGGTCTGTTGGGCTTTCGGGTTTGCCGCCGTAACGGTCGGTCATCTGAACATGATGTCGATGGTGTTGGCGCCGATGCTGATCGGCATCGGGATGGACTATGGGATCCATCTCGTGGCCAGGTACGAAGAGGAACGGGGCGCAGGCCATACCATTCAGGAGTCGCTGGAACAGGCCTTCGAAGGCGCCGGTCCCGGGATTCTGCACGCGGCCATCACGACCTCCGTCGCTCTCTTTGCCCTTCTACTCACAGGAGTCAGTGTGTTGCAGGAGCTGGGTCTGATCACCGGGTTCGGCCTGCTGCTGACGCTGGTTTCGACCTTTGTCGTGTTGCCCCCACTGCTGTTGTTATGGGATAGGCGACCTGCCACGGATGGTTCGGCGGAGAACGCCGCAGCGACCGTCAAAGGGCATGTCATGAGAGGGAAGGTCGGCGACATCCGCTGGCCGCTGCCATACTTGCCGAAGCCCCCGGATTTTATGGAATTCTGGTATCGCCGGCCCCGCACCGTCCTGCTCCTGTCGGCGATCGGGACGCTGGCAGCCTTGTATGCGATGAGTCGCATCGAATTCGACGGCAACGTCCTCCATCTTCAGGCGGAAGGCACCGAATCGGTAGACTGGGAGCTGAAGATTATCCGGCAGTCTGAGCGTTCGACCATCTATGGGGTGATCCTGGCTGAGAACCTCGAGGAGGTAAGAACCAAGACGAAAGCCCTCGAAGCCCTCGCCTCAGTGAGCAAGGTGGAGAGTATCGCAATGCTCATCCCGGAGGACCAAGAGCGCAAGCTCCGATTGGCTCACGATCTCAGACCGCTCCTGGCCAAGGCGGACCTCTCGACACTGCCCCAGCCGGGACCGGTTGATCTCGATGAGCTGCTGAATACGCTACAGCGGATCAAGGCCAAGATGTTGACGGCCGAGGATGCGGAGAAGTGGACCGGGAAGGACAAACCGCCCCTGGAGCAGATGACGCAAGTACGACGCCTGGTCGATCGGTTTGAGCGGCGGATCCAGCAACGTGGCTACGCAGAGGTTCGTCGTAGGCTTGCCGTCTTCCAGGATAAACTGTTCGACGATTTCTCTGATAAGATGTCGCTCCTCGGCAGGGCGGTCGCCTCCGGTCCGGTCGAGCTCGATGATGTGCCGAACGATCTGAAAAAGCAGTTTGTGGGGCGGGACGGGTCGTACCTGATTCGGGTCTACCCCAAAGGCGACCCGTGGGAGTTTGCCTCGCAGATTACGTTTGTCCGCGAGTTACGATCAGTGGATCCAGACGCCGTCGGCGACCCGGTCAAGGGGTTCGAGGTGATCTCGGCGATGAAGCGCGGGTATCAGCAGGTGGCGATCTATGCCTTGATCGGAGTGGCAGCGCTGTTCTTGCTGAATCTACGAGATCTACGCTACTTCCTGCTGGCGAAGGTTCCGCTGTTGATCGGAGCCATCTGGATCGCCGGCCTGATGGAACTCTTTCATTTGAAGTTCAATCTGGCCAACCTGATCATCATTCCGCTGATTGTGGCGCCCGGGGTGGAGAACGGCCTGTTGATCATCCACCGCTTCCGAGAAGAGGGAGAAGCCGCCATACTGCCAAAGAGCATCGGGAAGGGCGTAGTGCTCTCATCGCTGACAACCATGATCGGCTTCGGCAGCCTCCTTATGGCTCACCACCGCGGCGCATACAGCATCGGTCTTTTGGTGACGCTGGGGGTGGGGGCCGTCCTGCTGGTCTCGGTGGTGGTGCTGCCGGCCCTCCTCACTGTTGTTGCCAGACACCCATCAAAAGAGGCGATTTCAGGCTCCGGGCTCCTGGCTGAAGGTGCTCCCGGACAACTTGAACCGAGCGCTCAGAATATAGAACAGGACACGATATTCAACTCAAAGGAGAAGTAA
- a CDS encoding Alcohol dehydrogenase, zinc-binding domain protein — MKAVRFHEHGGPEVLRYEDAPDPIIAPHEVLVKVKACALNHLDLWCRKGMLGMQIPLPHISGSDVAGEVAAVGSVATRITLGQRVVVSPGISCGQCACCLSGRDNLCRSYEIVGGYRIDGGYAEYVKVPEVNILPIPEEMDFEAAAAFPLTFLTAWNMLVNLAHVKRGDEVLVMGAGSGVGTAAIQIAKLFGARVIAAAGSDDKLGKAKGLGADDGINYADQDLVIEARRLTAKRGVDVIFEHVGGAVFEKLIPALATGGRLVTCGATAGHLAQTDIRYLFMRQASIMGGFMGPKADLLQIVREMARGTLKPVVDRLFPLKEAAAAQCAMEDRTLFGKLVLVI; from the coding sequence ATGAAGGCGGTGCGATTTCATGAGCACGGCGGGCCAGAGGTTCTTCGGTACGAAGATGCCCCCGACCCCATCATCGCCCCCCATGAAGTGCTGGTGAAGGTCAAGGCCTGTGCCTTGAATCACCTGGATCTCTGGTGCCGAAAAGGGATGCTGGGGATGCAGATTCCCCTCCCCCATATTTCCGGTTCCGATGTCGCCGGTGAGGTAGCGGCGGTTGGAAGTGTCGCGACCCGCATCACGCTCGGTCAACGGGTCGTTGTCTCACCGGGGATAAGCTGTGGCCAGTGCGCCTGCTGCCTGTCTGGCCGCGACAACCTCTGCCGCTCTTACGAAATCGTCGGCGGCTACCGGATCGACGGCGGATACGCGGAGTACGTGAAGGTCCCCGAGGTCAACATCCTGCCGATACCGGAGGAGATGGACTTCGAGGCAGCGGCGGCGTTCCCGCTCACCTTTCTGACCGCCTGGAACATGCTGGTGAATCTCGCGCATGTCAAGCGGGGCGATGAGGTGCTGGTGATGGGGGCAGGCAGCGGGGTTGGAACCGCCGCCATCCAGATCGCCAAGCTGTTCGGCGCCCGCGTCATCGCCGCCGCCGGGAGCGACGACAAGCTTGGCAAGGCGAAGGGGCTTGGCGCCGACGACGGAATCAACTATGCCGACCAGGATCTGGTTATCGAGGCGCGGCGTCTCACGGCCAAGCGAGGGGTGGATGTGATCTTCGAGCATGTAGGGGGCGCTGTATTCGAGAAGCTGATTCCGGCCTTGGCCACCGGTGGCCGCCTGGTAACGTGCGGCGCCACAGCCGGCCACCTGGCCCAGACCGATATCCGATACCTCTTCATGCGACAGGCGTCGATCATGGGTGGCTTTATGGGCCCCAAGGCCGATCTCTTGCAGATCGTACGGGAGATGGCGCGCGGGACGCTCAAACCGGTCGTGGATCGGCTCTTCCCGCTCAAGGAGGCCGCTGCGGCGCAATGTGCGATGGAGGACCGGACGCTGTTCGGCAAGCTGGTCCTGGTCATCTAG
- the lcfA gene encoding Long-chain-fatty-acid--CoA ligase (Long-chain acyl-CoA synthetase) — protein MASTDAATNQGLDRPWFAYYDPWVPTRIEYPDIPLHRFLSISARKYPDRTAIIFYGTKLTYRALDEAATRFAAALTERGLAKGDRVSLFLPNCPQMVIAYYGTLRAGGLAVSTSPLYSTRELEYQLNDSGAETIVVLSKLYPLVREVAPKTGLKRIIVTNIKEYFPPMLRLLFTLFKEKPQGHRPVVEQRPGTEWFSEALASAPAKPPATTVGSDDPALLQYTGGTTGLAKGAMLTHRNLVANTIQTGAWLVKPASSPAEGPAGDSVEGERSEAEVFLGAIPFFHVYGMTVVMNLCISLGHTMVLLPQFKTQEVLDTIAKYRPTFFPGVPTMYVAINNYPEVGRYNLHSIKACLSGAAPLPLEVANRFEALTGARLVEGYGLTETSPVTHANPLFGARKAGTIGIPLPDTDARIVDLETGERTLPLREIGEVVVKGPQVMAGYWNQPGETAMVLRDGWLYTGDIGYMDEQGYFTIVDRKKEMIIAGGFNVYPREVEEPLYEHPRIKEAVAVGLPDPYRGETVKVYIVLKEGERATEQEIIDFCKQRMAKHKVPTLVEFRQELPKTLVGKVLRRTLREEEMAKRTS, from the coding sequence ATGGCGAGCACAGATGCTGCCACGAATCAAGGCCTTGATCGCCCTTGGTTCGCCTACTATGATCCGTGGGTTCCAACGCGCATCGAGTACCCGGATATCCCGCTCCATCGTTTCCTGTCGATCTCCGCCCGGAAGTATCCGGACCGAACCGCCATCATCTTCTATGGAACGAAACTGACCTATCGCGCCCTGGACGAGGCCGCCACACGATTTGCAGCCGCCCTCACAGAGCGCGGACTGGCAAAGGGTGACAGGGTCTCACTCTTTCTCCCGAATTGTCCCCAGATGGTCATCGCCTATTACGGCACGTTGCGGGCCGGAGGGCTCGCGGTCTCGACCAGCCCGCTCTACTCTACACGAGAGCTGGAGTATCAACTGAATGATTCCGGCGCGGAGACCATCGTGGTGTTGTCGAAACTCTACCCGCTCGTGAGAGAGGTCGCCCCAAAAACCGGCCTCAAGCGGATCATCGTAACGAATATCAAGGAGTATTTTCCGCCCATGCTCCGGTTACTGTTCACCCTCTTCAAGGAAAAGCCGCAGGGGCACCGACCCGTAGTGGAGCAAAGGCCGGGAACGGAGTGGTTTTCGGAGGCGCTGGCCTCCGCCCCCGCGAAGCCCCCCGCTACTACGGTCGGCTCGGATGACCCGGCGCTGCTGCAGTACACCGGGGGTACGACAGGCCTGGCTAAGGGGGCGATGCTCACACACAGGAATCTGGTGGCCAACACCATACAAACAGGCGCGTGGCTGGTAAAACCTGCCTCGAGCCCTGCCGAAGGGCCTGCCGGGGACTCGGTCGAAGGAGAGCGCAGCGAAGCCGAGGTCTTCCTTGGGGCGATCCCGTTCTTCCATGTCTATGGGATGACGGTCGTCATGAATCTCTGCATATCGCTGGGCCACACAATGGTACTCTTGCCGCAATTCAAGACGCAGGAAGTCCTGGATACGATCGCGAAATACCGACCCACCTTCTTCCCCGGCGTCCCGACGATGTATGTCGCCATCAATAATTACCCGGAGGTCGGTAGATACAATCTCCATTCGATCAAGGCCTGCTTGAGTGGAGCAGCGCCACTACCTCTCGAGGTGGCCAACAGGTTTGAAGCGTTAACCGGTGCGCGCCTTGTGGAGGGGTACGGTCTGACTGAGACCTCCCCGGTTACGCACGCCAATCCGCTTTTTGGTGCCAGGAAGGCGGGGACGATCGGCATACCGCTCCCGGACACCGACGCCAGGATCGTGGATCTGGAGACCGGGGAACGGACGCTGCCGCTACGGGAAATCGGCGAGGTGGTAGTCAAAGGTCCCCAGGTGATGGCCGGGTATTGGAATCAGCCTGGCGAGACCGCCATGGTGCTCCGAGATGGATGGTTGTACACAGGCGACATCGGCTATATGGATGAGCAGGGTTATTTCACCATCGTAGACCGCAAGAAAGAGATGATCATCGCGGGCGGCTTCAACGTCTATCCCCGGGAGGTTGAAGAACCGCTGTATGAGCATCCGAGGATTAAAGAGGCCGTTGCAGTGGGTCTGCCTGACCCATACCGTGGAGAGACGGTCAAGGTCTATATCGTGCTGAAGGAGGGGGAGCGCGCCACCGAGCAGGAGATCATCGACTTTTGCAAGCAGCGGATGGCAAAGCACAAGGTGCCTACCCTGGTCGAGTTCAGACAGGAGCTACCGAAGACGCTCGTAGGGAAAGTGCTCCGTCGCACCTTGCGCGAAGAGGAGATGGCCAAACGGACGTCATGA